In the genome of Fusarium poae strain DAOMC 252244 chromosome 1, whole genome shotgun sequence, the window CTCAACAGACTGGACTTTTGTCTGTGGATCAGCCATGCTGAGTGTGTCAATCGGCTTCAATGCTGTATCGGACCATGGTACTTGCACGGCTGTTTTTGTTGCGGTGGCAGCTATTACTGGATTCATGTTTGCAAGTATTCGTACCCTAGGTAAACTGAGTTGGCTCGCTTGGTTAGGTCTAATCTGTGTCATTACATCTGGTATGTTACCATCACCACTGGTGTCTTTGCTATGGACTACTTTTTCTGACCTATCTCTGTAGTCATCACTCTCACAGTCGCGGTGGGTATTCAAGACAAACCAGCAGCTGCACCCAAAGACGCCGTTTGGGTATCAGACTACCAGCTCTTCAAGAAACCCAGCTTCACCAATGCCATCTCAGCTATCTGCGCGTTAATCTTTGCATATGCAGGCACGcccgccttcttctccattgCAGCTGAGATGAGAGACCCTAGACACTACACAAGATCACTAATTTTGTGTCAAACGGTTATCAGTGCTTGCTACATCGCCATTGGCTGTGTGGTATATTATTTCTGTGGCTCTTATGTTGCCTCACCTGCTCTTGGATCGGCGGGTGTCTTGATCAAGAGAGTCACATACGGAATTGCACTTCCTGGGTTGATTGTTACTACCATGTTGACCTGTCATGTAAGTTTATATGTCACAAATACTCTGAAAAACCGAAGCTGACATTACCGACTGATAGCTGGCAAGCAAGCACGTCTTTGTTCGTATTTTACGAGGTTCGAGGCATCTTGCCGCAAACACATTCGTCCACTGGGCGTCTTGGATAGGATGCACCTTTGGAATCACCGTCGTAGCCTACGTGATTGCTAGTGGCATCCCTGTCTTTGGTGGTCTTGTTTCTCTCATCGGTGCGTTACTCGCTACTTCCTTGTCATTCCAGCCTATGGGTTGTATGTGGCTGTATGACAATTTTAAGCGTGCAAAGCAAGATCGATCTGCGACTTGGTATATCGGAGTTCTCTGGAGTTTCACGATTATCGTGTTAGGGTCTTTCTTGACTGTGGCTGGGACTTATGCTTCTGTGGTTGATATCATAGCTTCATACAAGGCCTCTGGAGGATCGGCAGCCTGGTCCTGTGCCGACAACTCTGGCTCTTCATAAGCTAGAACTGATAGTATCGGTTCAACAATTTACCTGCAGCAATGAAGAGATTGGTTACATAGCTAAGTTATACGACAAAAACGTCACAAATTCGAGACTGGTTCGTTGTAATATAAACAGACATAGTATTTCTACCTCAACCACGGGACTCTGTTTAATAAGACGGCCCCCTTTCTACGCCTTAGACTCCTGAATGCTTCACCCAGTATGCCTGAGGGTTGCACCATCCCTTTAGTCCCACTTCTCCCCAATCCATTCCAATCCCGCTATTCTTGTGACCACCAAAAGGCACATTAGGCGCAACTTCGAAGTGTGTGTTGACCCATATGCTGCCAGCTTCCAATTGCTCAGCCATTCGTCTTGCGCGAGGAACGTCCTTGCTCCAGACCGATGCACCAAGACCCAAGTTGGATGCATTAGCTCTGGCGACAACGTCATCCTCATCGGACCATTTCATCATGGGGACGATGGGGCCAAAGGGTTCAGTTTGAACAATCTCTGAGTCTTCAGGTGGGTCGTCAATAAGAGTAGGCTGGAGGTAATAACCCTTTTCTGGCTTTGTGGCCCCGGAACTGGTTACGGATTTCCATCCTTGTTTGTCGATTTCCCCGTAAAGACGCTGTAGCTTTTCGAACTGCATCTTATTCTGTATCGGACCGAAGAATGCTTCTGCATCAGAGAAGCCACCGCTCTTCATGTTTTCAAGAAAGCCGATTACAGCGGAACGGAAATCGTCGTAAATGCTTTCGTGAACATAGATGCGTTTGATGTTCATGCAAATTTGTCCGCTGTGAACGTAGGCGAGGAAAGCAACCTGATTATCATGATCAGAATATGTTTGTAGTGGCCAACTTATCGTCGGCGCAGTGGTATCTTACCTTTCCAGCTACGGTGGGGATATCAACATCCTCACACACTATAGTAGCATCGTTGCCTCCCAATTCAAGTGTAACACGCTTAAGCGTAGATGCACAAGATGCCATGATCTTCTTTCCTGTCTCTGTTGAGCCCGTGAAGCTCACCTTGGCTACACCAGGATGCGCAGTAAGCATCGGTCCGAGGTCGTCTCCTCCACTGAGAGCTTGAAATACGCCTGGAGGAAGGACCTTAGCTCCAATCTCTGCAAGCTTGAGAGCAGAGTAGGGAGCGTATGGCGAAGGCTTCCATATAAAGGTGTTGCCGGCAAGCATGGCTGGGTAGGCTTTGCCAATACCGAGGATCA includes:
- a CDS encoding hypothetical protein (TransMembrane:10 (o73-94i122-144o156-174i181-203o231-253i265-286o306-326i346-367o373-399i411-437o)), with protein sequence MFGSEKVDQEGQVLSGEVHDDPGHAHDAVFGKISDDGPNYRNVGWVGTAGLMMKTQLGLGILSIPSVFDTLGMIPGLICLCVVAAITTWSDYIVGTFKLRHREVYGIDDAGGLMFGRAGQEIFGFAFGLYWTFVCGSAMLSVSIGFNAVSDHGTCTAVFVAVAAITGFMFASIRTLGKLSWLAWLGLICVITSVITLTVAVGIQDKPAAAPKDAVWVSDYQLFKKPSFTNAISAICALIFAYAGTPAFFSIAAEMRDPRHYTRSLILCQTVISACYIAIGCVVYYFCGSYVASPALGSAGVLIKRVTYGIALPGLIVTTMLTCHLASKHVFVRILRGSRHLAANTFVHWASWIGCTFGITVVAYVIASGIPVFGGLVSLIGALLATSLSFQPMGCMWLYDNFKRAKQDRSATWYIGVLWSFTIIVLGSFLTVAGTYASVVDIIASYKASGGSAAWSCADNSGSS